The Microbacterium luteum nucleotide sequence GTCGCCGTGGCGCACCTCGAACCGGAGGCGATCTCGCGGGTCCGAAGGGTCAACCCGGCTCTGGCGCTGCGCCGGTTCACCGTCGTGCCCCGCGGCTGAGTCGCCGGGAGGACGCGACGCAGAGGCGCGCGGGCTCAGCCCATCGCCGCCAGGCGCGCCCCGGCGTCGCGGATGACGTCTTCGCGCTTGCACGCCGCGAAGCGCACGAGCGTGGCATAGTCCGCGCGTCGTTCCGCTGTCACGAAAGCCGTGATCGGCACCGCGACGACGCCGGCCCTGTCGGGGAGGCTACGGCAGAATGCGTCGGCGTCAGTGGCGCCGACCGGCGCCGCGTCGGCGACGGTGAAGTAGGAGCCGGCCGGGGGTGAGACCGCGAGACCCGCCGCGGTGAGTCCCGCCCCCAGCAGATCGCGCTTGCGACGCAGGGTGTCCGCGATCCCCGTGAAGAAGGCGTCAGGCAGGCGCAGGCCGACGGCGATCGCCGGCTGGAACGGCGCGCCGTTGACATAGGTGAGGTACTGCTTGACGGTCATCGCGGCATCGATGAGGTCGGCCGGCCCGGTGGCCCATCCGATCTTCCACCCGGTGGCGGCGAAGGTCTTGCCCGCCGACGAGATCGCGACCGTCCGATCTCTTGCGCCCGGAAGCGAGTGGACGGGCGTGCGCCGGCCGTCGAGGACCAGGTGCTCGTACACCTCGTCGGTGACGATGATCGCGTCGTGCCGCTCCGCGAGAGCGACGACGTGCTCCAGCACGGTGCGGTCGAAGACGGTGCCGGTGGGGTTGTGCGGGTCGTTGATCAGGATGATGCGGGTGCGGTCGGTCACCGTGGCCGTCAGCTCGTCGAGGTCCGGCTGGAAGTGCGGCCACCGCAGCGGGACCGTCACCAAGCGTGCTCCGGCGAGCGCGACCAGCGCGGCGTAGGCGTCGTAGTAGGGCTCGAAGACGACGACCTCGTCGTCGGGGGAGTCGATGAGGGCCAGCAGCGTCGCCGCCAATCCCTCGGTCGCCCCGGCGGTCGCGATGACCTCGGTCGCCGGGTCGAACGCGACACCGTCGAACCTGCTGCGGTGCTCGGAGACAGCGGCAAGGAAGTCGGGAAAACCCCGCCCCGGCGGATACTGATTCACTCCGTCGGCGATCGCCTGCCTCGCCGCCTCGCGCACGGCAGCGGGCCCGTCCTCGTCGGGGAAGCCCTGCCCGAGGTTGATCGCGCCCGATTCGGCCGCCAGCACCGACATCTCGGCGAAGATGGTGGGGGAGGCGACGCCGTCCGCGCTCATGAGACCGGCGCCTCGAGCGGTGCGGCGCCACGCGCCGGGAATCTCTCGCATCGGGCCCACGCTACTCCCATAGAGGCATCCCATCTCCGCCATAGGCAACCCACAGACTCGCTCGGCATGGTTGTCAGCGCTAGGCAGAAGGAGCAGCAATGACCGAGAACCAGGGCGAGCGCCCCGAAGACCGCACCCCCGAGGAGCCGCAGGTCGGCGGCGAAGCCGTCTGGCAGCCGCCGCGTCCGACGACGCCGGCGAGCGAGGGCTACCCGCAGCCCGCTCGGCCTGCCGCCGGGCCTCAGGCGCCGGCACCGCAGGCGCAGATGCCGCAGACGCCGCAGACGAGCATCCCGCCGCGCCCCCAGGCGCCGTACGGACAGTACGCGTTCGGGCCGGGCGCGCCCACCGGCACGCAGCAGACGGTGCCGCTCGGGGATTCGGCCGCACCTGCCGGCCGGCAGAAGGTCGGCGCGGGCAAGGTCGTCGGCATCATGGTCGCCGCGGCGATCGTCGGAGGCGCGGCTGGTCTCGGCGGCGCATACGCCGGCGCCTCACTCTTCTCCACCTCGAGCGCGACCACGGTGGCGGGGCCGTCGACGGTGACCGTCAACGACACCGACGCGGTGAATCAGACCACCGGCATCGCGGCGAAGGTGGTGCCGAGCGTCGTGACGATCTCGGCGAGCAACGGCAGCACCGGGGGGACCGGTTCCGGTGTCGTGCTCAGCGAAGACGGCTACGTCGTGACGAACACGCACGTCGTGACCCTCGACGGTGCGACCGCGGACGCCACCATCACCGTCA carries:
- a CDS encoding aminotransferase class I/II-fold pyridoxal phosphate-dependent enzyme, translating into MREIPGAWRRTARGAGLMSADGVASPTIFAEMSVLAAESGAINLGQGFPDEDGPAAVREAARQAIADGVNQYPPGRGFPDFLAAVSEHRSRFDGVAFDPATEVIATAGATEGLAATLLALIDSPDDEVVVFEPYYDAYAALVALAGARLVTVPLRWPHFQPDLDELTATVTDRTRIILINDPHNPTGTVFDRTVLEHVVALAERHDAIIVTDEVYEHLVLDGRRTPVHSLPGARDRTVAISSAGKTFAATGWKIGWATGPADLIDAAMTVKQYLTYVNGAPFQPAIAVGLRLPDAFFTGIADTLRRKRDLLGAGLTAAGLAVSPPAGSYFTVADAAPVGATDADAFCRSLPDRAGVVAVPITAFVTAERRADYATLVRFAACKREDVIRDAGARLAAMG